The DNA sequence tccccctgtatctGTCCCCTGGTGGTTCAGGCCTGGTAGGTCTTGACTAGGATCCACATGAGCAGCACAGTGATCAAGACTACTGTGAAGTTCAGAAACAGCTCCTGCACAGACCGGTCCATTCTGCCCTGAGAGGTGCGGcagcagaggagaagaagaatggGAATGTGTGGAGACAGGAAGGATGAGGGTCCTCACACCTTGCTTGGGAGGGCAGGTCACTCTGTCAGGGAGGCAAAAGTCTCTGAAGGTGTAATCTGAAAGGGGGGGAAGATGTTGACCTTGAATTTTCT is a window from the Oncorhynchus tshawytscha isolate Ot180627B linkage group LG14, Otsh_v2.0, whole genome shotgun sequence genome containing:
- the LOC112267632 gene encoding sarcolipin; translated protein: MDRSVQELFLNFTVVLITVLLMWILVKTYQA